Proteins encoded by one window of Xenopus tropicalis strain Nigerian chromosome 6, UCB_Xtro_10.0, whole genome shotgun sequence:
- the nrsn1 gene encoding neurensin-1 gives MSSCADFCGSKQSQNTPEGVYHRYGVRSYLHQFYEDCTASIWEYDDDFQIQRSPSRWSSAFWKVGLILGIILMLAGLAVLAVGFLVPPKIEAFGEDDFVVVDSHAIQFNGALDICKLSGAILFCIGGTTLAACLLMSAFAKSYSKEEKYLQQKFKERIADLKAHVHPVTKAPAPGEAKIPVTLSKVQNVQPSSET, from the exons ATGAGTTCATGTGCTGACTTCTGTGGGTCCAAACAATCTCAAAATACTCCAGAAGGAGTATACCATCGTTATGGAGTTCGGTCCTACCTCCACCAGTTTTATGAGGACTGCACAGCTTCAATCTGGGAATATGATGATGATTTTCAGATCCAGAGATCGCCTAGTAGGTGGAGCTCTGCTTTCTGGAAG GTCGGACTCATATTGGGCATTATCCTCATGCTGGCGGGTCTAGCAGTGCTTGCAGTGGGCTTTCTAGTACCACCTAAAATCGAAGCTTTTGGTGAAGATGATTTTGTGGTCGTGGATAGCCACGCCATTCAGTTCAATGGAGCCCTTGATATCTGTAAGTTATCAGGGGCCATTTTGTTCTGCATTGGAGGAACTACATTGGCTGCATGTCTTTTGATGTCTGCCTTTGCTAAAAGTTACTCCAAAGAAGAAAAATACCTTCAACAAAAATTTAAGGAAAGAATAGCAGACCTTAAAGCCCATGTTCATCCAGTGACAAAAGCCCCAGCTCCAGGAGAAGCAAAGATACCTGTTACTTTGTCCAAAGTTCAAAATGTTCAGCCTTCATCAGAAACCTGA